One Camelina sativa cultivar DH55 chromosome 3, Cs, whole genome shotgun sequence genomic window carries:
- the LOC104776444 gene encoding uncharacterized protein LOC104776444, which translates to MSLSTVSSGVGVLELPCLRLLPISSTQIQFLTVEARKQPRRRRRELSFSHFPVLIHSNLHLRHGFSELNSSFDRSHGGETGHSDTTEKSSVASFEDGEEVRKKSSSSVGDSYVALFVRMLGLDNDPLDREQAIEALWKYSLGGKKCVDAIMQFHGCLNLIANLLKSESSSACEAAAGLIRSIASVNLYRESVAESAALEEITALLSQPSLATVVKEQCICALWNLTVDEEIREKVAKFDILRLLISFLEDDDVNVKEAAGGVLANLALSRSNHKILVEVGVIPKLAKLLKGDNTDNKGSKVIRKEARNVLLELAKDEHYRILVIEEGVVPIPIIGADSYKSFRPDLYSWPSLPDGIKIEQTRKTPSRFGASELLLGLNVDKNVDDVDEAKMKAIVGRTNQQFLARIGAIEFEKEIKSEGPGKSQQLTLLPCVDGVARLVLILGLADELAVTRAAASIADASINEDMRISFMEAGAVKPLVQLLANNNKETVKLPVIRALKNLSLSRTVCQRIEAEGAVWFLINLLKQPKVSLTLTEQILDIVAHILDPSKEMESKFYEGAVNGSKADSREDVLDAAVFSRLVQIAKTASPNLLRKAISIIEFGIVTNSNMDTIISEDITTVMDVALRQKVLEEPENEAEELEKHLLELEEAGLTITAASRLLTRLLDSECFRQSMDTTLYTELLRKILRSSLPLHYKDWVAACLVKLNTPSSLSQSLNSPINIEVTLYKTIPSLVEQLSFSSSPEAKEAAVVELNRIITEEVPESTQTLASQGAIEPLVKLLEERNERCVEASLSVLYNLSMDSENHTAIIRAGAAPVLRRIVMSQRPQWEKALRLLRNLPV; encoded by the exons ATGTCGCTCTCTACAGTATCTTCCGGTGTGGGCGTTCTCGAGCTCCCATGTTTGCGTCTGTTACCAATCTCAAGCACCCAAATCCAGTTTCTCACTGTCGAAGCTAGAAAACaacctagaagaagaagacgagagcTCTCCTTTAGCCACTTTCCGGTACTTATCCACTCGAATCTTCATCTCCGTCATGGTTTCTCCGAACTCAATTCAAGTTTTGATCGTTCCCACGGTGGAGAAACTGGACACTCCGATACAACAGAAAAAAGTTCCGTCGCTTCT tttgaagatggtgaagaagtgAGGAAAAAAAGCTCTTCAAGTGTTGGTGATAGCTATGTGGCCTTGTTTGTTCGAATGCTTGGTTTGGACAATGACCCTCTTGACAGAGAACAGGCCATAGAGGCGCTATGGAAGTACTCTTTGGGTGGAAAGAAATGTGTTGATGCGATAATGCAATTTCATGGTTGTTTGAATCTTATTGCCAATCTTCTTAAGTCAGAGTCCAGCTCCGCCTGTGAAGCTGCTGCTGGGTTGATACGGTCTATAGCTTCTGTGAATCTGTATAGAGAATCCGTTGCTGAGAGTGCAGCGTTGGAAGAGATTACAGCTCTGTTGAGCCAGCCTTCGTTAGCTACAGTG GTGAAAGAGCAATGCATATGTGCTCTGTGGAATCTGACTGTGGATGAAGAAATTAGAGAAAAGGTTGCTAAGTTTGATATCCTTAGGTTACTCATTAGTTtccttgaagatgatgatgtaaACGTAAAGGAAGCAGCTGGTGGCGTCTTGGCCAATTTAGCCCTTAGCCGCTCAAACCACAAGATTCTGGTTGAAGTAGGAGTCATACCCAAATTG GCAAAACTATTGAAAGGCGATAATACAGATAACAAAGGGTCTAAAGTTATTAGAAAAGAAGCAAGAAATGTGCTTTTGGAGCTCGCTAAAGACGAACACTACAGAATTCTCGTCATTGAGGAGGGTGTCGTACCCATTCCCATAATTGGTGCAGACTCTTACAAGTCTTTCAGACCGGATCTGTATTCTTGGCCTAGTTTACCAGATGGTATAAAGATCGAGCAGACAAGAAAAACTCCTTCCAGATTTGGTGCCTCTGAGCTACTCCTTGGTTTAAATGTTGACAAGAACGTTGATGACGTAGACGAAGCCAAAATGAAAGCAATTGTTGGGAGGACAAATCAGCAGTTCCTTGCCCGTATTGGAGCAATTGAATTTGAGAAGGAAATTAAATCTGAAGGGCCTGGGAAATCTCAGCAGCTTACTCTTCTTCCTTGTGTAGATGGTGTGGCTCGTTTAGTCTTGATTCTTGGGTTGGCAGACGAATTGGCAGTTACAAGAGCTGCAGCGTCAATTGCTGATGCATCTATCAACGAGGATATGCGGATTTCTTTCATGGAAGCCGGAGCTGTAAAGCCTTTGGTTCAGCTTttagccaacaacaacaaagagacTGTTAAATTACCTGTTATCCGTGCTTTGAAAAATTTATCTCTTAG CCGCACTGTTTGCCAGAGGATTGAAGCTGAAGGTGCAGTATGGTTTCTTATTAATCTTCTGAAGCAGCCAAAGGTCTCACTTACCCTTACGGAACAG ATTCTGGATATAGTTGCTCATATCTTAGATCCTAGCAAGGAAATGGAATCCAAG TTTTATGAAGGGGCGGTGAATGGATCAAAAGCAGACTCCAG AGAGGACGTGCTGGATGCTGCTGTTTTTTCTCGGCTTGTCCAGATTGCGAAAACAGCCTCTCCTAACCTGCTAAGAAAGGCAATCTCTATCATCGAGTTTGGTATAGTCACTAATTCAAACATGGACACGATCATCTCCGAGGATATCACAACTGTTATGGATGTTGCTCTCCGGCAGAAAGTCCTGGAAG AACCTGAGAATGAAGCTGAGGAGTTAGAGAAACATCTGCTTGAGTTGGAAGAAGCTGGTTTAACGATTACTGCTGCTTCAAGGCTACTGACCAGACTTCTTGACTCTGAGTGTTTTCGCCAAAGTATGGATACGACGCTTTACACAGAATTACTAAGGAAGATCCTAAGATCAAGCCTCCCTCTACACTACAAAGACTGGGTTGCTGCTTGTCTTGTCAAACTCAACACTCCCTCCTCCCTCTCTCAATCCCTTAACAGCCCAATCAACATCGAG GTAACTCTCTACAAAACGATCCCAAGTCTTGTGGAACAACTGAGCTTCTCCTCATCTCCAGAAGCAAAAGAAGCAGCAGTTGTGGAACTGAACAGGATAATCACCGAGGAAGTTCCAGaatcaacccaaactcttgCTTCACAAGGAGCGATCGAGCCGCTAGTAAAGCTTCTAGAAGAAAGAAACGAGCGGTGCGTTGAAGCGAGTTTATCAGTACTGTATAACCTAAGCATGGACAGTGAGAACCACACAGCCATCATAAGAGCAGGAGCTGCACCAGTATTGAGACGTATCGTTATGTCTCAAAGACCACAATGGGAGAAAGCTCTTCGGCTACTCAGAAACTTACCCGTTTGA
- the LOC104776445 gene encoding probable phosphoglucomutase, cytoplasmic 1 produces the protein MVFKVSIVSTSPIDGQKPGTSGLRKKVKVFKQPNYLHNFVQATFNALTAEKVKGATLVVSGDGRYFSNDAVQIIIKMAAANGVRRVWVGKNTLLSTPAVSAVIRERSGADGSKATGGFILTASHNPGGPTEDFGIKYNMENGGPAPESITDKIYENTKTIKEYPIAQDLPNVDISAIGVTSFEGPEGKFDVEVFDSADDYVKLMKSIFDFESIRKLISSPKFTFCYDAMHGVAGAYAHRIFVEELGAQESVLLNCTPKEDFGGGHPDPNLTYAKELVARMGLGKSDTGGEPPEFGAAADGDADRNMILGKRFFVTPSDSVAIIAANAVGAIPYFKSGLKGVARSMPTSAALDVVAKSLNLKFFEVPTGWKFFGNLMDGGMCSVCGEESFGTGSDHIREKDGIWAVLAWMSILAHKNKGNIDGDGKLVTVEDIVRQHWATYGRHYYTRYDYENVDAGKAKELMEHLVKLQSSIPEVNKIVKGIRSDVANVASADEFEYKDPVDGSISKHQGIRYLFEDGSRLVFRLSGTGSEGATIRLYIEQYEKDASKTGRESSEALSPLVDIALKLSKMQEFTGRSAPTVIT, from the exons ATGGTTTTCAAGGTTTCTATCGTCTCTACATCTCCTATTGATGGCCAGAAACCGGGAACTTCTGGTCTCCGTAAGAAG GTGAAAGTTTTCAAGCAACCCAATTATCTACATAATTTTGTCCAAGCAACATTTAATGCGCTTACCGCTGAGAAAGTTAAAG GTGCCACACTCGTGGTTTCTGGTGATGGTCGTTATTTCTCAAATGATGCTGTTCAG ATCATTATTAAGATGGCAGCAGCTAATGGTGTACGACGTGTTTGGGTTGgtaaaaacactcttttatcAACTCCTGCTGTATCAGCTGTGATTCGTGAAAGATCAGGAGCTGAT GGATCAAAAGCAACGGGAGGATTTATCTTAACAGCAAGTCACAACCCTGGTGGCCCTACTGAG GATTTTGGAATCAAATACAATATGGAAAATGGAGGACCTGCTCCTGAATCAATCACTGATAAGATTTACGAGAATACTAAGACAATCAAGGAGTACCCAATAGCACAAGATCTACCCAAT GTTGATATCTCTGCCATTGGTGTAACCAGTTTTGAAGGACCTGAAGGAAAATTCgatgttgaagtttttgattccGCGGATGACTATGTTAAACTAATGAA GTCAATCTTCGACTTTGAATCCATCCGGAAATTGATATCATCTCCAAAGTTTACATTCTG CTATGATGCAATGCATGGAGTTGCTGGAGCCTATGCACATCGCATCTTTGTCGAAGAACTCGGTGCTCAAGAAAGCGTATTATTAAACTGCACACCCAAG GAGGACTTTGGAGGAGGCCACCCGGATCCCAATTTGACCTATGCTAAGGAGCTTGTGGCACGAATGGGATTAGGTAAATCTGACACCGGAGGTGAACCTCCAGAGTTTGGTGCCGCTGCTGATGGTGATGCAGACCGTAACATGATTCTTGGTAAAAG GTTCTTTGTAACTCCCTCGGATTCAGTTGCTATAATTGCTGCAAATGCTGTTGGGGCCATACCGTACTTTAAATCTGGTTTGAAAGGTGTTGCAAG GAGCATGCCAACCTCAGCTGCTCTTGATGTTGTTGCCAAAAGTTTGAATTTGAAGTTCTTTGAG GTTCCAACGGGCTGGAAGTTTTTTGGTAATCTGATGGATGGCGGTATGTGTTCTGTATGTGGGGAAGAGAGTTTTGGAACTG GATCGGATCATATCCGCGAGAAAGACGGGATTTGGGCAGTTCTTGCCTGGATGTCAATACTTGCTCATAAAAACAAGGGAAATATTGACGGTGACGGTAAACTGGTGACGGTTGAAGACATTGTCCGCCAGCACTGGGCTACTTATGGTCGTCACTATTACACTCGTTACGACTATGAG AATGTGGACGCAGGTAAAGCCAAGGAACTGATGGAGCATTTGGTCAAACTGCAATCTTCAATTCCTGAAGTCAACAA GATTGTGAAAGGAATTCGTTCAGATGTGGCGAATGTCGCTAGTGCTGATGAATTCGAGTACAAAGATCCAGTTGATGGCTCCATCTCGAAGCATCAGGGAATCCGTTACTTGTTTGAGGATGGATCTCGACTT GTTTTCCGTCTCTCTGGAACTGGCTCAGAAGGAGCAACCATCCGGCTATACATTGAACAGTACGAGAAGGATGCTTCAAAAACCGGACGAGAATCCTCAGAAGCTTTGTCTCCTCTG GTTGACATAGCTCTGAAGCTGTCTAAGATGCAGGAGTTCACCGGGCGATCTGCTCCaactgtcataacataa
- the LOC104776446 gene encoding F-box protein SKP2A-like, with protein sequence MILVLRTSLTQIVSSVEMDSISLAYGCPDLRTLDLCGCVLITDESVVALANRCVHLRSLGLYYCRNITDRAMYSLVQAVCDTFPALHTCSGRHSLVMSGCLHLQSVHCACILQSHETHTAFPHRLIEPVCKPEGLLFGICVHIKKPMVLIKTSLSLLLVF encoded by the exons ATGATTCTGGTGTTGAGGACAAGTCTCACACAAATAGTGTCATctgttgagatggattcgaTAAGTTTAGCTTATGGTTGTCCTGATCTCAGAACTCTTGATCTTTGTGGTTGTGTATTAATTACAG atgAGAGTGTTGTGGCTTTGGCAAACCGGTGTGTACACTTGAGGTCATTGGGGTTATACTACTGCAGAAACATTACAGACAGAGCGATGTACTCATTGGTTCAAGCGGTATGCGATACATTCCCAGCACTCCACACTTGTTCAGGCAGGCATTCACTTGTCATGAGTGGTTGTCTCCATTTACAATCAGTTCACTGTGCATGCATCCTCCAATCTCACGAAACCCACACCGCTTTCCCTCACCGGCTCATTGAACCGGTGTGTAAGCCAGAAGGTCTTCTCTTTGGTATATGTGTACACATAAAAAAGCCTATGGTGTTAATAAAAACTTCTTTGAGTTTACTTCTTGTCTTTTGA
- the LOC104776443 gene encoding uncharacterized protein LOC104776443, protein MDPIESVEYDNGFETTNGNSHNDHGWKKVVYPKRNRKQKPADQAATANGTVTGNLIPNGALSNGGRDNVFRSLEEQAEGRHRRILAAKKASDAADVSDDGRSKRRSNGYGDEDSDSEIAAGKGNLKAEEVKKPKVKKEKKPKVTLAEAAAKIDVSNLEAFLVEATESYGSQPEIQLMRYADYFGRALSQVSSAHFPWVKTFKESPLSKLIDIPLSHIPEAVYKTSADWINQRPIEALGVFVLWGLDCILADLAVQQGAAKGGKKGAQHASSKSQVAIFVTVAMVLRKKPDALTNILPTLRENPKYQGQDKLPVIVWMMAQASQGDISVGLYAWAHNLLPVVSSKSCNPQSRDLILQLVERILSNPKAWTILLNGAVRKGERLIPPPSFEILVRLTFPASSARVKATERFEAIYPLLKEVSLAGAPGSKAMKQVTQQIFTFALKAAGEGNVVLAKEAAAITIWALTQNVDCCKHWENLYSENLEASVAVLKKLIDEWKERSVKLTPAETLTLNQTMKSLRQKNEEALAEGGANGASQSLYKDADKCCKVIAGKLSSGGCIKSIATTVAVLAAGFAGAAAVSANPGAMAYVNNLVESLDLNKFTETVMSVLKK, encoded by the exons ATGGATCCGATCGAATCAGTGGAGTACGACAACGGCTTTGAAACCACCAATGGTAACTCTCACAACGACCATGGTTGGAAGAAAGTGGTGTACCCAAAACGCAACCGCAAGCAAAAACCGGCGGATCAAGCGGCGACGGCGAACGGTACTGTCACCGGGAATCTAATCCCCAACGGAGCTTTATCCAACGGAGGAAGAGACAACGTCTTCCGTTCTCTCGAGGAGCAAGCTGAGGGTCGTCATCGACGGATCCTCGCGGCGAAGAAGGCTTCTGATGCGGCGGATGTGTCTGATGATGGGAGATCTAAACGGAGATCTAACGGATACGGTGATGAAGACAGCGACAGTGAAATCGCGGCGGGGAAGGGGAATTTGAAGGCAGAGGAAGTTAAGAAACCAAAGgttaagaaggagaagaagcctAAGGTGACATTAGCTGAAGCAGCTGCTAAAATTGATGTCTCCAATCTCGAAGCTTTCCTCGTTGAAGCTACG GAATCATATGGGAGTCAACCAGAGATTCAGCTAATGAGATATGCTGATTACTTTGGAAGAGCACTCTCTCAAGTATCCTCAGCTCATTTCCCATGGGTTAAAACGTTCAAGGAGTCTCCTTTATCTAAGCTAATCGAT aTTCCACTCTCTCATATTCCTGAAGCTGTCTATAAGACATCAGCTGATTGGATCAACCAACGTCCCATTGAGGCACTTGGAGTCTTTGTATTGTGGGGATTGGATTGTATTCTTGCTGACTTGGCTGTTCAACAAGGAGCTGCCAAGGGCGGTAAGAAGGGCGCTCAACACGCTTCTTCAAAATCTCAG GTTGCGATATTTGTGACAGTAGCAATGGTATTGCGCAAGAAGCCTGATGCTCTAACCAATATATTGCCAACTTTGAGGGAGAATCCCAAGTATCAGGGACAAGATAAGCTTCCAGTTATAGTTTGGATGATGGCTCAG GCCTCCCAAGGTGATATATCAGTAGGCTTGTATGCGTGGGCGCACAACTTGTTACCGGTGGTCAGTAGCAAGAGTTGCAATCCTCAGTCAAGGGATCTTATCCTTCAGTTGGTTGAGAG GATCTTATCTAACCCGAAGGCCTGGACAATACTTTTAAATGGGGCTGTTAGGAAGGGAGAGCGATTAATTCCACCTCCTTCCTTTGAGATCTTGGTTCGACTTACATTCCCTGCATCATCTGCAAGAGTGAAG GCAACGGAGAGGTTTGAGGCAATATATCCCTTGCTGAAGGAGGTGTCTCTTGCTGGTGCACCTGGAAGCAAAGCAATGAAGCAAGTCACTCAGCAAATCTTCACATTTGCCCTGAAAGCAGCCGGGGAAG GAAATGTCGTATTAGCCAAGGAAGCCGCTGCAATCACTATCTGGGCTCTCACCCAAAACGTTGATTGCTGCAAACACTGG GAGAATCTCTATAGCGAAAATTTGGAAGCCAGTGTTGCTGTTCTTAAAAAGCTCATTGACGAGTGGAAGGAGCGTTCTGTCAAGCTGACTCCTGCGGAAACCCTCACTCTCAACCAAACAATGAAGAGCTTGAGACAAAAG AACGAGGAAGCTCTTGCCGAGGGAGGAGCCAATGGTGCAAGCCAGTCCCTTTACAAAGATGCAGACAAGTGCTGCAAGGTGATCGCCGGGAAACTCTCAAGTGGTGGCTGCATCAAAAGTATAGCTACCACTGTTGCAGTTCTGGCTGCTGGTTTTGCTGGTGCTGCTGCTGTGTCTGCCAACCCTGGGGCAATGGCCTACGTGAACAACCTAGTGGAGTCGTTGGACCTCAACAAATTTACCGAGACAGTAATGTCAGTGTTGAAGAAATGA